From one Peredibacter starrii genomic stretch:
- a CDS encoding ankyrin repeat domain-containing protein produces the protein MRFILMLSLLTFSFSGFAQSKATQKLFKSIQKNDVVLAQSALLEGADVNGIDDFKKPTTTVLIEAVKHKRDKIVSLLLGSRADVNQRSPKDFLTGLMIASKNNDARILKILLASDADVNLENLRGETALHIAAFNNSTDAGKLLISSREIDVNAGGENCALVTAAKEGHSGMTILLKSVVNPVCLEKALQSAEKNNKDVIVRILGR, from the coding sequence ATGCGATTTATTTTGATGCTGTCCCTACTTACTTTTTCATTTTCTGGATTTGCCCAATCGAAGGCCACTCAGAAACTGTTTAAATCCATTCAAAAAAACGATGTAGTGCTTGCTCAAAGCGCGCTCTTAGAAGGTGCGGATGTGAATGGCATTGATGACTTTAAAAAACCTACAACCACAGTTCTTATAGAAGCGGTAAAACATAAACGAGATAAAATTGTGTCTCTGCTGTTAGGCTCCCGCGCAGATGTGAATCAACGAAGTCCTAAAGATTTCCTGACTGGTCTCATGATTGCTTCCAAGAACAATGATGCTCGCATTTTGAAGATTCTCCTCGCAAGCGATGCTGATGTTAATTTAGAAAATCTAAGAGGCGAAACGGCCCTTCATATTGCGGCCTTTAATAATTCAACCGACGCAGGAAAACTTCTCATTTCTTCTCGTGAAATTGACGTGAATGCGGGTGGGGAAAATTGTGCACTTGTAACCGCCGCCAAAGAAGGTCATTCAGGTATGACAATTCTTTTAAAGAGCGTAGTGAATCCGGTTTGTCTTGAAAAAGCACTTCAGAGTGCAGAGAAAAATAACAAAGATGTGATCGTCAGAATTTTAGGCCGCTAG
- a CDS encoding GAF domain-containing sensor histidine kinase: protein MTKFDESWELHRLMELKSYEILDTEREPAFDQITSLASVICGTPIAVISLLDAQRQWFKSAVGLDATETPRCVSFCDHAIRQDGIMEISDATSDPRFSGNPLVIDAPYIRFYAGAPLISPNGHALGTLCVIDDKPGSLSEKQKASLMHLAEQVVAQMELRKKNLELTAAKRKLEDQQELLINKAKLQTIGELTGGICHQISNPLTIIVGRAMMLRLRLKEKDVASKEEIMSELDVIDQTVNRVSSVLKALKTYSKDMGEEVTECHLEDLVEDSLLLMKSRMDKIEVDIDTEKRLKIKVNKNQLTQVILNVIGNSVEALENHGNKQISVSAWSDDKHAYLDIKDNGPGIKNTDAQNVFVPFFSTKPLHFGIGLSNAKAYLEQNQGKLLLLKEQGPTTFRIQIPKAS, encoded by the coding sequence ATGACTAAATTCGACGAATCTTGGGAACTGCACCGTCTGATGGAGCTCAAATCTTATGAGATCCTGGATACTGAAAGAGAACCCGCCTTTGATCAAATAACCTCATTAGCTTCCGTTATTTGCGGAACACCGATAGCAGTTATTAGTCTTTTGGATGCCCAAAGACAGTGGTTTAAATCTGCAGTTGGCCTTGACGCCACTGAGACTCCTCGTTGTGTTTCTTTCTGTGATCATGCCATCCGACAAGACGGCATCATGGAAATTTCAGATGCAACTTCTGATCCACGCTTTAGTGGTAATCCACTGGTGATTGATGCTCCATATATACGTTTTTATGCTGGTGCACCTTTAATCTCTCCTAATGGACATGCACTTGGCACTTTATGTGTCATTGATGATAAACCCGGCTCTCTTTCTGAAAAGCAAAAGGCCTCGCTCATGCATCTTGCCGAGCAGGTTGTGGCCCAAATGGAACTTCGTAAGAAGAATCTTGAATTGACCGCGGCCAAAAGAAAGCTTGAAGACCAGCAAGAGCTTTTGATCAATAAGGCGAAACTTCAAACCATTGGAGAACTGACTGGTGGAATCTGTCATCAAATCAGTAATCCTCTGACCATCATTGTTGGTCGCGCAATGATGCTTCGTTTGCGACTGAAAGAAAAAGATGTCGCAAGCAAAGAAGAAATCATGAGTGAGCTCGATGTGATTGATCAAACCGTCAATCGCGTCTCGAGTGTCTTAAAAGCACTTAAGACCTATTCCAAAGATATGGGGGAGGAAGTCACTGAATGCCATTTGGAAGATTTGGTGGAAGATAGTCTGCTGCTCATGAAGAGTCGTATGGATAAGATTGAAGTAGATATCGACACTGAAAAACGTCTCAAAATTAAAGTGAATAAGAATCAACTTACCCAGGTGATCTTAAATGTCATAGGGAACTCGGTTGAGGCCCTCGAGAATCATGGCAATAAACAGATTTCTGTTTCGGCCTGGAGTGACGATAAGCACGCTTACCTTGATATTAAGGACAATGGGCCCGGCATTAAAAACACCGACGCACAAAACGTGTTCGTTCCGTTCTTTTCAACGAAGCCACTTCATTTTGGGATTGGACTTTCGAATGCCAAAGCATACCTAGAGCAAAATCAAGGGAAACTCCTGCTCTTAAAAGAGCAGGGTCCTACTACATTTAGGATTCAAATTCCTAAGGCCTCTTAG